From one Cucurbita pepo subsp. pepo cultivar mu-cu-16 chromosome LG17, ASM280686v2, whole genome shotgun sequence genomic stretch:
- the LOC111778676 gene encoding uncharacterized protein LOC111778676 isoform X1: MRVESNSRRFDQSRAIRMMKRPFLTVTMTKKRWPLMILALVSISTATVFIMRTTFDSCSGDGNRGFVEEKGIDSQIRSSQIERKAPNPLDFMKSKLVLLVSHELSLSGGPLLLMELAFLLRGVGTQVVWITNQMTSEPDEVVYSLERKMLDRGVQVLSAKGQEAIDIALKAHLVVLNTAVAGKWLDAVLKENVPRVLPKVLWWIHEMRGNYFKVEYVKHLPFVAGAMIDSHTTAEYWQNRTRERLGIKMPETYVVHLGNSKDLMEVAENNVAKRVLREHIRESLGVRNEDILFAIINSVSRGKGQDLFLRAFHQSLRMIQDKKLRVPRIHAVVVGSDMSAHTKFETELRNFVVQNKIQDRVHFVNKTLSVAPYLASIDVLVQNSQGRGECFGRITIEAMAFQLPVLGTAAGGTMEIVVNGTTGLLHPAGKEGVTPLAQSIVKLATHVERRLTIGKKGYERVRQMFLEQHMAQRIAVVLKEVLQKSKSHSSH; encoded by the exons ATGCGAGTTGAATCGAATTCACGCCGTTTCGATCAATCTCGTGCGATACGGATGATGAAACGTCCGTTTTTAACTGTTACAATGACGAAGAAGAGATGGCCGTTGATGATCTTGGCACTGGTTTCCATTTCCACGGCAACGGTTTTTATTATGCGGACTACGTTTGATTCGTGTAGCGGTGATGGGAATAGAGGTTTTGTGGAAGAAAAGGGTATCGACTCTCAGATTCGGTCCTCTCAAATCGAGAGAAAAGCTCCGAATCCTCTTGATTTCATGAAGTCGAAGCTCGTCCTCTTGGTCTCCCATGAACTCTCTCTTTCTG GTGGGCCTCTTCTACTCATGGAGCTTGCTTTTTTGTTGAGAGGTGTCGGTACTCAAGTTGTTTGGATCACTAATCAAATGACCTCGGAGCCTGATGAAGTAGTATACAGTTTGGAGCGCAAGATGTTAGATCGAGGAGTGCag GTATTATCCGCTAAGGGACAAGAAGCTATTGATATTGCTCTAAAAGCTCATTTGGTTGTTCTGAACACTGCTGTTGCTGGAAAATGGTTGGATGCTGTTCTCAAGGAGAATGTTCCCCGTGTTCTTCCGAAGGTTCTGTGGTGGATTCACGAGATGCGTGGGAACTATTTCAAAGTTGAGTATGTGAAGCACCTCCCTTTTGTTGCTGGTGCCATGATTGATTCACATACAACTGCAGAATACTGGCAAAACAGAACGCGGGAACGATTAGG AATTAAAATGCCTGAAACTTATGTCGTGCATCTTGGAAATAGTAAAGACCTTATGGAAGTGGCTGAAAATAATGTGGCCAAGAGGGTTCTTCGAGAGCATATTCGTGAGTCACTTGGAGTTCGGAATGAAGATATATTGTTTGCAATTATAAATA GTGTTTCACGGGGGAAAGGTCAGGATTTGTTTCTCCGAGCCTTTCATCAGAGCTTGCGAATGATCCAAGATAAAAAGCTGCGGGTACCAAGGATACATGCAGTGGTAGTTGGCAGTGACATGAGTGCTCACACAAAGTTTGAAACAGAACTACGCAACTTTGTCGTTCAGAACAAAATTCAGGATCGTGTTCACTTCGTCAACAAAACCCTGTCTGTGGCTCCTTATCTAGCTTCTATTGATGTTCTTGTTCAAAACTCCCAG GGGAGGGGAGAATGCTTTGGAAGGATAACGATTGAAGCAATGGCATTTCAGCTGCCCGTGCTG gGAACGGCTGCGGGAGGAACAATGGAGATTGTAGTGAACGGAACGACGGGTTTGCTACATCCTGCAGGGAAAGAAGGCGTGACCCCTCTGGCACAGAGCATCGTGAAGTTAGCGACACACGTCGAGAGAAGGCTGACAATCGGAAAGAAAGGATACGAGAGGGTGAGGCAAATGTTTCTGGAACAGCACATGGCCCAAAGAATAGCTGTAGTTTTGAAGGAAGTTCTGCAGAAATCAAAGAGCCACTCAAGCCATTAA
- the LOC111778676 gene encoding uncharacterized protein LOC111778676 isoform X2: protein MELAFLLRGVGTQVVWITNQMTSEPDEVVYSLERKMLDRGVQVLSAKGQEAIDIALKAHLVVLNTAVAGKWLDAVLKENVPRVLPKVLWWIHEMRGNYFKVEYVKHLPFVAGAMIDSHTTAEYWQNRTRERLGIKMPETYVVHLGNSKDLMEVAENNVAKRVLREHIRESLGVRNEDILFAIINSVSRGKGQDLFLRAFHQSLRMIQDKKLRVPRIHAVVVGSDMSAHTKFETELRNFVVQNKIQDRVHFVNKTLSVAPYLASIDVLVQNSQGRGECFGRITIEAMAFQLPVLGTAAGGTMEIVVNGTTGLLHPAGKEGVTPLAQSIVKLATHVERRLTIGKKGYERVRQMFLEQHMAQRIAVVLKEVLQKSKSHSSH, encoded by the exons ATGGAGCTTGCTTTTTTGTTGAGAGGTGTCGGTACTCAAGTTGTTTGGATCACTAATCAAATGACCTCGGAGCCTGATGAAGTAGTATACAGTTTGGAGCGCAAGATGTTAGATCGAGGAGTGCag GTATTATCCGCTAAGGGACAAGAAGCTATTGATATTGCTCTAAAAGCTCATTTGGTTGTTCTGAACACTGCTGTTGCTGGAAAATGGTTGGATGCTGTTCTCAAGGAGAATGTTCCCCGTGTTCTTCCGAAGGTTCTGTGGTGGATTCACGAGATGCGTGGGAACTATTTCAAAGTTGAGTATGTGAAGCACCTCCCTTTTGTTGCTGGTGCCATGATTGATTCACATACAACTGCAGAATACTGGCAAAACAGAACGCGGGAACGATTAGG AATTAAAATGCCTGAAACTTATGTCGTGCATCTTGGAAATAGTAAAGACCTTATGGAAGTGGCTGAAAATAATGTGGCCAAGAGGGTTCTTCGAGAGCATATTCGTGAGTCACTTGGAGTTCGGAATGAAGATATATTGTTTGCAATTATAAATA GTGTTTCACGGGGGAAAGGTCAGGATTTGTTTCTCCGAGCCTTTCATCAGAGCTTGCGAATGATCCAAGATAAAAAGCTGCGGGTACCAAGGATACATGCAGTGGTAGTTGGCAGTGACATGAGTGCTCACACAAAGTTTGAAACAGAACTACGCAACTTTGTCGTTCAGAACAAAATTCAGGATCGTGTTCACTTCGTCAACAAAACCCTGTCTGTGGCTCCTTATCTAGCTTCTATTGATGTTCTTGTTCAAAACTCCCAG GGGAGGGGAGAATGCTTTGGAAGGATAACGATTGAAGCAATGGCATTTCAGCTGCCCGTGCTG gGAACGGCTGCGGGAGGAACAATGGAGATTGTAGTGAACGGAACGACGGGTTTGCTACATCCTGCAGGGAAAGAAGGCGTGACCCCTCTGGCACAGAGCATCGTGAAGTTAGCGACACACGTCGAGAGAAGGCTGACAATCGGAAAGAAAGGATACGAGAGGGTGAGGCAAATGTTTCTGGAACAGCACATGGCCCAAAGAATAGCTGTAGTTTTGAAGGAAGTTCTGCAGAAATCAAAGAGCCACTCAAGCCATTAA
- the LOC111778198 gene encoding BEL1-like homeodomain protein 7 — translation MTYFPSLSNPRESTLGDQKLGSSCQEQLLCSANLMMFMNHQDPSCGDYSEIFSGVSSNYVESVGDRSNGEMGFIPPVVGILDHSNFQCQGVSLSLSTHLPSVVSLPSFPSQYQTRALPSSFICAPPSIFEQRSNPKLCMSDAKNGMYMSVAAANLVSNSIYVEAAQQLLDEVVSIGEALKELKSKKLKGSNDLTGEMCSDATDLLLANSSGDLSPTERQDLKNKNSKLLSLLGEVDRRYKQYYQQEQFLASSFDLVAGRGAAEFYTALAHWTISCHFRRLRDAINAQIKTTRRTLGEQDASHSGQEGIPRLRFVDQQLRQQRTLQQLGVTSHSWRPQRGLPESSVSILRAWLFEHFLHPYPKDTEKLKLARQTGLTRNQVANWFINARVRLWKPMVEEMYKEEFGDTNMDIKSSPENASKPSWNNNSLFSEDRSGDKLHDNTKSAASNNERVLYCPCSTDDMIKPSNFLVDGDVSLALELKHCEGEEFGMFGSSNNRMVGSIELETQDFQCRLPSSNMLHDFVV, via the exons ATGACATATTTTCCTAGTTTAAGCAATCCAAGAGAGTCCACGTTGGGTGACCAAAAACTTGGTTCTTCCTGTCAAGAACAGCTGCTCTGTTCTGCGAATTTGATGATGTTTATGAATCATCAAGACCCTTCTTGCGGTGATTACTCTGAGATTTTTTCTGGGGTTTCTTCAAATTATGTTGAATCTGTGGGAGATAGAAGTAATGGTGAAATGGGTTTCATTCCACCGGTTGTGGGAATTTTAGATCACTCAAATTTTCAATGTCAGGGTGTTTCTCTTAGCCTTTCCACACACTTACCTTCTGTTGTTTCATTGCCTTCATTTCCTTCCCAATATCAGACCCGTGCCTTGCCTTCTTCATTTATCTGTGCACCTCCTTCGATCTTTGAGCAAAGGTCGAATCCGAAACTGTGTATGTCTGATGCGAAAAATGGTATGTATATGTCGGTTGCTGCTGCGAATTTGGTTTCGAATTCGATATACGTTGAAGCTGCACAGCAGTTGCTTGATGAAGTTGTTAGCATTGGGGAAGCTTTGAAGGAGTTGAAGTCTAAGAAACTCAAAGGTTCTAATGATCTGACTGGGGAGATGTGTTCCGATGCGACGGATTTGTTGCTTGCGAACTCGTCCGGTGATCTATCGCCTACTGAACGACAGGacttgaagaacaaaaactcGAAGCTGTTGTCCTTGTTGGGTGAG GTCGATCGAAGATACAAGCAATACTACCAACAAGAGCAGTTCTTAGCGTCGTCGTTCGACCTGGTAGCGGGCCGTGGGGCTGCAGAGTTCTACACTGCACTTGCACATTGGACTATTTCGTGTCACTTTCGACGTCTGCGAGATGCCATCAATGCACAGATTAAGACCACAAGAAGAACCTTAGGGGAGCAAGATGCTTCACATTCTGGCCAAGAGGGCATTCCTCGTCTCCGCTTTGTCGATCAGCAGCTCAGGCAACAGAGAACCCTTCAGCAGCTCGGCGTCACGTCACATAGTTGGAGGCCTCAAAGAGGACTCCCCGAAAGCTCCGTGTCGATTCTTCGTGCTTGGCTGTTTGAACACTTCCTCCATCC ATATCCCAAAGATACAGAGAAACTTAAGCTAGCAAGACAAACTGGCCTGACTCGAAACCAA GTTGCAAACTGGTTCATAAACGCGCGTGTTCGGCTATGGAAACCGATGGTCGAAGAGATGTACAAAGAAGAATTCGGAGACACTAACATGGACATCAAATCCTCACCAGAAAACGCATCCAAACCATCATGGAACAACAACTCACTCTTCTCCGAGGACAGGTCAGGAGACAAGTTACACGACAACACGAAGTCAGCAGCCAGCAACAACGAGCGAGTTCTCTACTGTCCGTGTTCTACCGACGACATGATCAAGCCGAGTAACTTCTTGGTCGACGGAGACGTTTCACTAGCACTGGAGCTGAAGCATTGCGAAGGCGAAGAATTTGGCATGTTCGGAAGTAGTAACAATAGAATGGTCGGTTCTATAGAGCTTGAGACACAAGATTTCCAATGCAGGCTCCCAAGCTCAAATATGTTGCATGATTTTGTAGTTTGA
- the LOC111778447 gene encoding phospholipase D alpha 1, with amino-acid sequence MEGPSLHGTLHATIYEVDRLHTGGGSNVFSKLMQNLEEAVGIGKGVTRLYATIDLEKARVGRTRKLENEPHNPRWYESFHVYCAHRASNVIFTVKDDNPIGASLIGRAYVPVEDIIDGEEVDRWVPLLDEEKNPIEGESKIRVKLQYFSVTKDRNWGRGIRSHKFPGVPYTYYPQRQGCKVSLYQDAHIPDNFVPKIPLAGGKNYAPSRCWEDIFDAIQNAKHMIYITGWSVYTEIALIRDSRRSKPGGDTMLGELLRKKASEGVRVLMLVWDDRTSVGLLKKDGLMATHDEETEQFFRDTDVHCILCPRNPDDGGSIVQDLQISTMFTHHQKIVVVDSPMPSGDSDKRRIVSFVGGLDLCDGRYDTPFHSLFRTLDTAHHDDFHQPNFPGALITKGGPREPWHDIHSRLEGPIAWDVLFNFEQRWKKQGGKDVLVQLRELDEIIIPPSPVMYPDDHETWNVQLFRSIDGGAAFGFPETPEDAARAGLVSGKDNIIDRSIQDAYINAIRRAKNFIYIENQYFLGSCFGWSPEDIKPEDIGALHCIPRELSLKIVSKIAAGERFTVYVVVPMWPEGIPESGSVQAILDWQRRTFEMMYKDVIQALRDNGIEEDPRNYLTFFCLGNREVKRSGEYEPPEAPEEDSDYMKAQQARRFMIYVHTKMMIVDDEYIIVGSANINQRSMDGARDSEIAMGGYQPYHLSTHEPARGQVHGFRMSLWYEHLGMLDESFLRPESEECASKVNRIADKYWDMYSSEALERDLPGHLLRYPIGISSEGNVTELPGFEFFPDTKARILGTKSDYLPPILTT; translated from the exons ATGGAAGGTCCTTCGCTTCACGGTACGCTTCACGCCACAATCTATGAAGTCGACAGGTTGCATACTGGTGGTGGATCCAACGTCTTCAGCAAG TTAATGCAAAACCTTGAGGAGGCGGTTGGAATTGGCAAAGGAGTTACCAGACTATATGCAACTATAGATTTAGAAAAGGCTAGAGTCGGGAGGACACgaaaattggaaaatgaaCCCCATAACCCTAGATGGTATGAATCTTTTCACGTCTACTGTGCCCATAGGGCATCAAATGTTATCTTCACCGTGAAGGATGATAACCCTATTGGTGCAAGTTTGATTGGACGTGCATATGTACCGGTGGAAGACATCATAGATGGGGAGGAAGTTGACAGGTGGGTTCCACTCttagatgaagaaaaaaatccgATTGAAGGAGAATCTAAGATCCGTGTCAAGCTTCAATACTTCAGTGTTACTAAAGATCGCAATTGGGGTCGTGGTATAAGGAGCCACAAATTTCCTGGAGTCCCCTACACATATTACCCACAGAGACAAGGTTGTAAAGTCTCTTTGTATCAAGATGCTCATATCCCTGATAATTTTGTTCCTAAAATACCTCTTGCTGGAGGAAAGAATTATGCTCCGTCCAGATGTTGGGAAGATATTTTCGACGCTATACAAAATGCAAAACACATGATCTACATCACAGGATGGTCTGTTTATACAGAAATCGCCTTGATAAGAGACTCAAGGAGGTCAAAGCCCGGAGGAGACACCATGCTTGGTGAGCTGCTTAGGAAGAAAGCAAGTGAAGGCGTCAGAGTTCTTATGCTTGTCTGGGATGACAGAACATCAGTCGGTTTACTAAAGAAGGATGGTCTGATGGCTACTCATGATGAAGAAACTGAACAGTTCTTTCGAGATACTGATGTCCACTGTATCTTGTGCCCTCGTAATCCTGACGATGGTGGAAGCATTGTTCAAGACCTACAAATCTCTACAATGTTCACTCACCATCAGAAGATTGTTGTTGTGGATAGCCCAATGCCAAGTGGAGATTCGGATAAGAGGAGAATTGTGAGTTTCGTTGGTGGCCTTGATCTTTGTGATGGCAGGTATGACACACCCTTTCATTCCCTCTTCAGGACATTGGATACTGCACATCACGATGATTTCCATCAACCCAACTTTCCTGGTGCATTAATAACAAAAGGTGGACCAAGGGAACCTTGGCACGACATCCATTCCCGACTTGAAGGGCCCATTGCCTGGGATGTCTTATTCAATTTTGAGCaaaggtggaagaaacaaGGTGGGAAGGATGTCCTTGTGCAGCTTCGAGAGCTTGATGAAATAATTATTCCTCCATCTCCTGTTATGTACCCAGATGATCATGAAACCTGGAATGTTCAATTGTTTAGATCTATAGATGGTGGGGCAGCCTTTGGCTTTCCTGAGACCCCCGAAGATGCTGCTAGAGCTGGGCTAGTTAGTGGGAAAGATAACATTATTGATCGAAGTATTCAAGACGCTTACATTAATGCTATTCGGCGGGCtaagaattttatttacattgaAAACCAATATTTCCTTGGAAGTTGTTTTGGATGGTCTCCTGAGGATATCAAGCCTGAGGATATTGGAGCCTTGCACTGTATCCCAAGAGAGCTTTCCCTTAAGATCGTAAGTAAGATTGCAGCAGGAGAAAGGTTCACTGTCTATGTAGTTGTCCCAATGTGGCCAGAAGGAATACCAGAAAGTGGATCGGTTCAGGCAATATTAGATTGGCAGAGGAGGACATTTGAAATGATGTATAAAGACGTGATTCAGGCTCTTAGAGATAACGGTATCGAGGAGGACCCCCGTAACTACTTGACATTCTTCTGTCTTGGCAATCGGGAAGTGAAGAGGTCTGGAGAATATGAACCTCCAGAGGCACCAGAGGAGGATTCCGATTACATGAAAGCCCAGCAGGCCAGGCGTTTCATGATTTATGTTCACACCAAGATGATGATTG TTGATGATGAGTACATAATTGTTGGATCGGCCAATATCAACCAGAGATCCATGGATGGAGCAAGGGACTCTGAGATAGCTATGGGCGGTTATCAGCCATATCATCTGTCAACCCATGAACCTGCACGTGGTCAAGTTCACGGATTCCGAATGTCCCTATGGTATGAACACCTTGGTATGCTTGATGAATCTTTCCTTCGGCCAGAAAGCGAAGAATGTGCTTCGAAGGTTAACAGAATTGCTGATAAGTATTGGGATATGTATTCAAGTGAAGCACTTGAGAGGGACTTGCCCGGTCACCTCCTCCGCTATCCCATCGGCATAAGCAGTGAAGGTAATGTGACAGAGCTCCCAGGATTTGAGTTCTTCCCCGACACCAAAGCACGTATACTCGGAACCAAATCTGACTACCTCCCTCCCATCCTCACTACTTAG
- the LOC111778111 gene encoding O-fucosyltransferase 13-like isoform X1, with translation MFIVSVKPFFSVLVVGLCLTLAVLLLSPSSSLFPGASVSSAHQRGYTDIWSLRRIAEWSPCKWWLQGHRPALPADSNGYIRVDCYGGLNQMRRDLCDGVGVARLLNATLVLPKFEVAAYWNESSGFADVFDVDYFISQMNGYVKVVKELPPEFASKEPHHVDCSKRKGQFDYIESVLPSLLEHHYISITPAMSQRRDRYPQYAKAALCQACYNALRLAKPVEEKAKKLLEAIPKPFLSLHLRFEPDMVAYSQCEYQGLSTASLEAIEAARVDRKPWTGELAKIWRKRGKCPLTPRETALIFQALHIPTNTNIYLAAGDGLMEMEGFTSVYTNVVTKSSFLSSDDFSNMHGNTKAALDYYVSINSDSYVATFFGNMDKMVAAMRAFNGKQRTLFLSRRAFAEFTYNGLKGKELNQALWKAHRDDFVMGRGSALSDCFCEFKL, from the exons ATGTTTATTGTCTCAGTGAAGCCATTCTTTAGCGTTCTTGTTGTCGGTCTTTGTTTGACCTTGGCGGTGCTTCTCTTGTCGCCGTCCTCTTCGCTTTTCCCCGGCGCTTCAGTCTCCTCTGCTCATCAACG AGGCTACACGGATATATGGAGTCTTCGAAGGATAGCAGAGTGGAGTCCTTGCAAGTGGTGGCTTCAAGGTCACCGACCTG CTCTGCCTGCTGATAGCAATGGATATATACGCGTGGATTGCTATGGTGGGCTCAATCAGATGAGAAGAGAT TTGTGTGATGGAGTTGGCGTAGCACGGCTGTTGAATGCTACTCTGGTTCTGCCAAAGTTTGAAGTGGCTGCATATTGGAATGAATCAAG TGGTTTTGCAGATGTATTTGATGTTGACTATTTTATTAGTCAGATGAATGGTTATGTAAAAGTTGTTAAAGAGTTGCCACCAGAGTTCGCGTCCAAAGAGCCTCATCATGTGGATTGTAGTAAACGCAAAGGACAGTTCGATTATATTGAAAGTGTCCTACCATCCCTGCTGGAACATCATTATATTTCAATAACTCCAGCAATGAGCCAGAGAAGGGATAG GTATCCTCAGTATGCAAAAGCTGCCCTATGTCAAGCTTGTTACAATGCTTTGCGCCTTGCTAAACCCGTGGAGGAGAAAGCCAAGAAACTTTTGGAAGCGATACCAAagccctttctctctcttcatctTCGTTTCGAGCCAGATATGGTGGCTTACAGCCAATGTGAATATCAAGGACTTTCTACTGCTTCTCTAGAAGCAATTGAGGCCGCTCGGGTAGATAGGAAACCATGGACCGGAGAGTTAGCCAAAATATGGAGAAAGCGAGGGAAATGTCCTCTCACCCCTCGTGAGACAGCCCTCATATTTCAAGCACTCCATATTCCAactaatacaaatatttactTGGCTGCTGGTGATGGTTTGATGGAAATGGAAGGCTTTACATCAGTGTACACCAACGTAGTAACCAAGTCTAGTTTCCTCAGTAGCGACGATTTCTCAAACATGCATGGTAACACAAAAGCTGCACTGGATTATTATGTGTCTATTAATAGTGATTCTTATGTAGCAACATTCTTTGGAAATATGGACAAGATGGTCGCAGCAATGCGCGCATTCAACGGAAAGCAGAGGACATTGTTTTTAAGTCGACGAGCTTTTGCAGAGTTCACTTACAATGGTCTGAAAGGGAAGGAGCTGAATCAAGCATTGTGGAAGGCTCATAGAGATGATTTCGTCATGGGCAGGGGATCTGCATTGTCCGACTGCTTTTGTGAGTTCAAACTCTGA
- the LOC111778111 gene encoding O-fucosyltransferase 13-like isoform X2: protein MRRDLCDGVGVARLLNATLVLPKFEVAAYWNESSGFADVFDVDYFISQMNGYVKVVKELPPEFASKEPHHVDCSKRKGQFDYIESVLPSLLEHHYISITPAMSQRRDRYPQYAKAALCQACYNALRLAKPVEEKAKKLLEAIPKPFLSLHLRFEPDMVAYSQCEYQGLSTASLEAIEAARVDRKPWTGELAKIWRKRGKCPLTPRETALIFQALHIPTNTNIYLAAGDGLMEMEGFTSVYTNVVTKSSFLSSDDFSNMHGNTKAALDYYVSINSDSYVATFFGNMDKMVAAMRAFNGKQRTLFLSRRAFAEFTYNGLKGKELNQALWKAHRDDFVMGRGSALSDCFCEFKL, encoded by the exons ATGAGAAGAGAT TTGTGTGATGGAGTTGGCGTAGCACGGCTGTTGAATGCTACTCTGGTTCTGCCAAAGTTTGAAGTGGCTGCATATTGGAATGAATCAAG TGGTTTTGCAGATGTATTTGATGTTGACTATTTTATTAGTCAGATGAATGGTTATGTAAAAGTTGTTAAAGAGTTGCCACCAGAGTTCGCGTCCAAAGAGCCTCATCATGTGGATTGTAGTAAACGCAAAGGACAGTTCGATTATATTGAAAGTGTCCTACCATCCCTGCTGGAACATCATTATATTTCAATAACTCCAGCAATGAGCCAGAGAAGGGATAG GTATCCTCAGTATGCAAAAGCTGCCCTATGTCAAGCTTGTTACAATGCTTTGCGCCTTGCTAAACCCGTGGAGGAGAAAGCCAAGAAACTTTTGGAAGCGATACCAAagccctttctctctcttcatctTCGTTTCGAGCCAGATATGGTGGCTTACAGCCAATGTGAATATCAAGGACTTTCTACTGCTTCTCTAGAAGCAATTGAGGCCGCTCGGGTAGATAGGAAACCATGGACCGGAGAGTTAGCCAAAATATGGAGAAAGCGAGGGAAATGTCCTCTCACCCCTCGTGAGACAGCCCTCATATTTCAAGCACTCCATATTCCAactaatacaaatatttactTGGCTGCTGGTGATGGTTTGATGGAAATGGAAGGCTTTACATCAGTGTACACCAACGTAGTAACCAAGTCTAGTTTCCTCAGTAGCGACGATTTCTCAAACATGCATGGTAACACAAAAGCTGCACTGGATTATTATGTGTCTATTAATAGTGATTCTTATGTAGCAACATTCTTTGGAAATATGGACAAGATGGTCGCAGCAATGCGCGCATTCAACGGAAAGCAGAGGACATTGTTTTTAAGTCGACGAGCTTTTGCAGAGTTCACTTACAATGGTCTGAAAGGGAAGGAGCTGAATCAAGCATTGTGGAAGGCTCATAGAGATGATTTCGTCATGGGCAGGGGATCTGCATTGTCCGACTGCTTTTGTGAGTTCAAACTCTGA
- the LOC111779069 gene encoding RHOMBOID-like protein 5 → MGKRSPPGDIESMSYEVRKPLSMPPPPSYYPPPPKPWFPWLVPLTFLANIAMFAFTLYENNCPAAIGGNRCLFYPELGRFSFQPFQENPLLGPSITTLKRYGALDKEAVVEHGEGWRLVSCMWLHAGVIHLLANMLSLLFIGIRLEQEFGFLKIGCLYVLSGFGGSLLSSLSINPSENPTISVGASGALFGLLGAMLSELITNWTIYSNKCAAFISLILIIALNLAVGFIPHIDNSAHIGGFVSGFLLGFILLIQPQFGYVNHKYIPAGADVKRKSKHKCYQYFLLIVALILLIFGYASGLTRLYKTGPQVLESNTF, encoded by the exons ATGGGGAAGAGGTCGCCGCCGGGCGACATCGAGTCCATGTCCTATGAGGTCCGAAAGCCCCTCTCAATGCCGCCCCCGCCGAGCTATTACCCTCCGCCTCCCAAGCCCTGGTTCCCATGGCTTGTGCCTCTCACTTTCCTGGCCAATATCGCCATGTTTGCTTTCACATTATATGAAAACAATTGCCCCGCAGCCATCGGCGGCAACCGCTGCCTCTTTTACCCTGAGCTCGGCCGGTTCTCCTTCCAGCCATTTCAGGAGAACCCCCTCCTCGGCCCTTCCATCACCAC TTTGAAACGATATGGGGCATTGGATAAAGAAGCAGTAGTGGAACATGGCGAAGGGTGGCGCTTGGTTTCGTGTATGTGGCTTCATGCTGGTGTTATTCATTTACTTGCAAATATGCTCAGCCTGCTCTTCATAGGAATTCGGCTCGAACAAGAATTTGGATTTT TGAAAATAGGATGTTTGTATGTGCTTTCTGGATTTGGTGGGAGCTTACTGTCATCTCTGAGTATCAATCCATCTGAAAATCCAACCATATCAGTCGGTGCTTCTGGTGCactttttgggcttttgggcGCTATGCTTTCTGAGCTCATCACAAATTGGacaatatattcaaataag TGTGCAGCCTTCATATCTTTGATTCTGATCATTGCCTTAAACCTGGCAGTCGGATTCATACCTCACATCGACAATTCAGCACACATCGGAGGCTTCGTTTCGGGCTTTCTCCTCGGCTTCATCCTCCTTATCCAACCGCAGTTCGGATACGTTAACCATAAGTACATCCCTGCAGGGGCTGATGTGAAACGTAAATCCAAGCACAAATGTTATCAGTACTTTTTGTTGATCGTAGCTCTAATCCTCTTGATTTTCGG ATATGCTTCTGGGTTAACAAGGCTTTACAAAACTGGTCCACAAGTATTGGAAAGCAACACTTTCTGA